The DNA region GTGGCGGCGACTGGCGGGAACCGATCGACGTCGACGCGGTCGAGCGGGAACTCGAGACCGGCGATTACGACGTCGCGACGATGGTTCACTGTGAGACGCCGACGGGCGTGCTCAACGACCTCGAGCCGGTACTCGACCGCCTCACCGAGCACGACGTGATCAGCGTCGTCGACGCCGTCTCCTCGCTCGGTGGAACTCCGGTGCCGACCGAGCGCATCGACGTCGTCCTCGGAGCGACCCAGAAGTGTTTCAGCGCGCCGCCGGGGCTGACCGTCTGTGCGGTGGGCGACCGCGCCTGGGAGCGGATCGAAACCGTCGAGTCGCGCTCGTTCTACGCGAGTCTCGAGCCTTGGAAGACCGTGATCGAGGACGAGTGGTTCCCCTACACCCACCTCACGGCCAACCTGCAGGCCCTCGACGCAGCGACCGACCTGCTTCTCGAAGAGGGCCTCGACTCCGTCTATGCGCGCCACGAGGCGGCCGCCGAGCGGTGTCGCGAGCGGGCCGACGACATGGGCCTCGAGGTGTATCCCAAGAACTCGCTCGCGTCGCCGACGGTGACGGCACTCGACCTCGAGGGACGCGCGACGGACCTCCAGGCGCAGATCCGCGAGGATCACGGTATCGTCCTCTCGACGGGTCTGGGTGACCTCGAGGACGATATCCTCAGGATCGGTCACATGGGCCACAACGCCCGGATCGACCGGGTCGAGCGGACGATGGATGCTCTCGAGGCCGCGCTCGAGTGAGCGCTCGTTGGAGCGCACATTTAGTGAGTTCTCTCCCCCGTTCCCGGGGAGATCGCTACTCGACCGACTGACACGAGGAGTTTTTCGTTTCGGGGCCCGTTTCGCGCGGGCCACGCGATGGAGTACCGATCACCACAGTAAGTATTGGATCGACGCCGTAACCGTCGATTTACTGCCATATTCTCGAATCGAATATCCACCCGGATATAATAACTTCACCATCGATGGTGTGAA from Natronosalvus rutilus includes:
- a CDS encoding pyridoxal-phosphate-dependent aminotransferase family protein, whose protein sequence is MDDHDLLRMTPGPTEVPERVRERMAEPSQNPDVEPEFVDFYRDLTEKLEPIYGDGDVAILGGEGILGLEAAVASLVDPGDKVLCIANGLYGEGFADFVDLYDGEATVCGGDWREPIDVDAVERELETGDYDVATMVHCETPTGVLNDLEPVLDRLTEHDVISVVDAVSSLGGTPVPTERIDVVLGATQKCFSAPPGLTVCAVGDRAWERIETVESRSFYASLEPWKTVIEDEWFPYTHLTANLQALDAATDLLLEEGLDSVYARHEAAAERCRERADDMGLEVYPKNSLASPTVTALDLEGRATDLQAQIREDHGIVLSTGLGDLEDDILRIGHMGHNARIDRVERTMDALEAALE